In Gemmatimonadales bacterium, a single genomic region encodes these proteins:
- a CDS encoding VOC family protein encodes MRIKLVSVYVDDQDKALRFYTEVLGFTKKADFRQGPFRWLTVASAEEPDGTQLQLALNDDPAARAYQQARFQANQPAAMFFTDDVKADYARIKGRGAEFTMPPTEVTGSTIAMLKDTCGNLVQITQLARW; translated from the coding sequence ATGAGGATCAAGCTGGTCAGCGTATACGTCGACGACCAGGACAAGGCGCTGCGGTTCTACACCGAGGTGCTGGGCTTCACCAAGAAGGCCGATTTCCGTCAGGGGCCGTTTCGGTGGCTGACGGTGGCCTCGGCGGAGGAGCCGGACGGCACCCAGCTGCAGCTGGCGCTGAACGACGACCCGGCGGCCAGGGCTTACCAGCAGGCCAGGTTCCAGGCCAACCAGCCCGCGGCCATGTTCTTCACCGACGACGTCAAGGCCGACTACGCGCGGATCAAGGGTCGCGGCGCCGAGTTCACCATGCCCCCAACCGAGGTGACCGGCTCGACCATTGCCATGCTCAAGGACACCTGCGGCAACTTGGTTCAGATCACGCAGCTGGCACGCTGGTAG
- a CDS encoding metalloregulator ArsR/SmtB family transcription factor produces the protein MHTAPDAVLGSLADPTCRALCERLSREGERTVRMLIGHADVSQPAVSKHLGVLKHAGLVRARRKGRQTHYSARPRGLAPLVDWMSFFGAFWRGRLDRLEGLLGQNGPMTGEGNR, from the coding sequence GTGCATACGGCACCTGACGCCGTCCTCGGGTCCCTTGCCGATCCGACGTGCCGGGCGCTGTGCGAGCGCCTGAGCCGCGAGGGCGAGCGGACCGTGCGGATGCTGATCGGCCACGCGGACGTCTCCCAGCCCGCGGTCTCGAAGCACCTGGGCGTGCTGAAGCACGCGGGGCTGGTGCGGGCCAGGCGCAAGGGACGCCAGACGCACTACAGCGCCCGGCCGCGAGGGCTCGCACCCCTGGTGGACTGGATGAGCTTCTTCGGCGCCTTCTGGCGCGGGCGCCTCGATCGCCTCGAAGGCCTGCTGGGTCAGAATGGACCAATGACCGGGGAGGGGAACCGATGA
- a CDS encoding HEAT repeat domain-containing protein, whose protein sequence is MTRAFLVFTAALGAALPVRAQSLAQRVARAPDGAVRLTYAARPGVCGNGAGNISFDCAGGYCGRHRVNSSADWDDDECPCDSGPVRLVLQVEGGVVTHLRTYVGGRWKPASGVTDLGTVPAAEAARFLVDLARRADVPAAHDAVFPATLADSASVWPDLVRLARDGVAPRRSREQAVFWLGEAAGVAATADLTAMAGDDSLDRDVREQAVFALSQQPRDVGVPALIRIARSNRDPDVRRKAFFWLGQTGDPRAVALFEEVLTRH, encoded by the coding sequence ATGACCCGGGCGTTCCTCGTCTTCACGGCGGCGCTCGGCGCCGCGCTGCCGGTGCGGGCCCAGTCCCTTGCACAGCGCGTCGCGCGCGCCCCGGACGGCGCGGTCCGGCTGACGTACGCCGCGCGGCCGGGCGTATGCGGCAACGGCGCCGGCAACATCTCGTTCGACTGCGCCGGCGGGTACTGTGGACGGCACCGGGTCAACTCCAGCGCCGACTGGGACGACGACGAATGTCCCTGCGACTCGGGCCCCGTGCGCCTGGTTCTCCAGGTGGAGGGCGGCGTGGTCACCCACCTGCGGACCTACGTCGGCGGCCGCTGGAAGCCGGCCAGCGGCGTGACGGACCTGGGAACGGTCCCGGCCGCCGAGGCGGCGCGCTTCCTCGTGGACCTGGCACGCCGCGCGGACGTGCCGGCCGCGCACGACGCCGTCTTCCCTGCGACCCTCGCGGACTCCGCGAGCGTCTGGCCCGATCTCGTCCGGCTCGCGCGCGACGGCGTCGCGCCCCGCCGCTCTCGCGAGCAGGCGGTGTTCTGGCTGGGTGAGGCGGCGGGCGTGGCCGCGACCGCGGACCTCACCGCCATGGCGGGCGACGACTCGCTGGATCGCGACGTACGCGAGCAGGCCGTCTTCGCCCTGTCGCAGCAGCCACGGGACGTCGGCGTCCCGGCCCTGATTCGGATCGCCCGCTCCAACCGCGACCCGGACGTCCGCCGCAAGGCTTTCTTCTGGCTCGGCCAGACCGGCGACCCACGTGCCGTCGCCTTGTTCGAGGAGGTGCTGACCCGGCACTGA
- a CDS encoding HEAT repeat domain-containing protein → MSSKLSLLAAVALALQTAPASAPAPRAAGAAGWPSLGAQAPAPGAIAAPDGRLFASEPPAAWAPDDPGDSLYRAARQLLNRGRYADAATAFRDLIRRYPRSEYVPDAHYWAAFALYRTGDDANLRVATTLLEYQAAHFPRAATRGDGDALLARVYGELARRGDPRAGEWIQAHAGATGADTGQATQRACSDDDDDPRVAAMNALMQMDAVNAVPVLKQVLARRDPCSAGLRRRAVFVLSQKRTPETEDVLLSVARDDPDGDVREQAVFWLSQVGSERAVTALDSILRTSTDEDLREKAVFALSQIRDPRAEQMLRAYAGREDAPEETREKAVFWLGQQHEADNGSFLRDLYARVSSSDLKEKIIFSLSQMHSEENTRWLMDLAVNSREDVDLRKKALFWAGQTGAGIADLTQLYDRISDVDLKEQLIFVYSQRHEPQALDKIIDIARHETNPDLRKKALFWLGQSHDPRAAQVLLEIVNQ, encoded by the coding sequence ATGTCCAGCAAGCTCTCGCTGCTCGCCGCCGTCGCGCTCGCCCTGCAGACCGCCCCCGCCTCCGCGCCGGCGCCGCGCGCCGCCGGTGCCGCCGGATGGCCGTCCCTCGGCGCGCAGGCGCCGGCGCCCGGGGCCATCGCCGCTCCCGACGGTCGCCTCTTCGCCTCCGAGCCGCCTGCGGCATGGGCTCCCGACGATCCCGGCGATTCCCTGTATCGCGCCGCGCGCCAGCTCCTGAACCGGGGTCGCTACGCCGACGCCGCGACCGCGTTCCGCGACCTGATCCGGCGGTATCCGCGGTCGGAGTACGTGCCGGATGCACACTACTGGGCGGCCTTCGCGCTCTACCGGACGGGCGACGACGCCAATCTCCGCGTCGCCACCACCCTGCTCGAGTACCAGGCCGCGCACTTCCCGCGTGCCGCGACGCGCGGCGACGGCGACGCCCTGCTGGCCCGCGTCTACGGCGAGCTGGCGCGCCGCGGCGACCCCCGGGCCGGCGAGTGGATCCAGGCCCACGCCGGCGCCACCGGTGCCGACACGGGCCAGGCCACCCAGCGCGCGTGCTCCGACGACGATGACGACCCCCGCGTGGCGGCGATGAACGCGTTGATGCAGATGGACGCGGTGAACGCGGTGCCGGTCCTGAAGCAGGTGCTGGCCCGCCGCGACCCGTGCTCCGCCGGCCTGCGGCGGCGGGCCGTCTTCGTCTTGTCGCAGAAGCGCACGCCGGAGACCGAGGACGTGCTGCTCTCGGTCGCGCGCGACGACCCGGACGGCGACGTGCGGGAGCAGGCGGTGTTCTGGCTCTCGCAGGTGGGCAGCGAGCGCGCGGTCACCGCCCTGGACTCGATCCTGCGGACCTCGACCGACGAGGACCTGCGCGAGAAGGCCGTGTTCGCCCTGTCGCAGATCCGGGATCCCCGCGCGGAGCAGATGCTCCGGGCTTACGCCGGACGCGAGGACGCGCCGGAGGAGACGCGCGAGAAGGCGGTCTTCTGGCTGGGCCAGCAGCACGAGGCGGACAACGGGTCGTTCCTGCGCGACCTGTATGCGCGGGTGTCCTCCTCGGACCTCAAGGAGAAGATCATCTTCTCGCTCTCCCAGATGCACTCGGAGGAGAACACCCGCTGGCTGATGGATCTCGCGGTGAATTCGCGCGAGGACGTCGACCTCAGGAAGAAGGCGCTGTTCTGGGCCGGCCAGACCGGGGCCGGCATCGCCGACCTGACGCAGCTGTACGACCGCATCAGCGACGTCGATCTGAAGGAGCAGCTGATCTTCGTGTATTCCCAGCGCCACGAGCCGCAGGCGCTGGACAAGATCATCGACATCGCACGGCACGAGACGAACCCGGACCTGCGCAAGAAGGCGCTGTTCTGGCTGGGCCAGTCCCACGACCCGCGCGCGGCGCAGGTCCTCCTGGAGATCGTCAACCAATGA
- a CDS encoding RNA polymerase sigma factor has product MHEAELIARARTGEPAAERALYEAHVDRVYRLVFRLAGDADLARDFTQDTFVRAFEHLHEFRGGSLFSTWLHAVAVSVALNGLRKVKRLRRRETGLEDGHDVAWTGREAEPDLKRRLAEAIDALPEGYRTVFVMHDVEGYTHDEIGAALGIEAGTSKGQLSRARAKLRDALADFEGEWIP; this is encoded by the coding sequence GTGCACGAAGCCGAGCTGATCGCCCGAGCGCGCACCGGTGAGCCGGCGGCGGAGCGGGCGCTGTACGAGGCGCACGTCGACCGGGTGTACCGGCTGGTGTTCCGGCTCGCCGGCGACGCCGACCTGGCGCGGGACTTCACTCAGGACACGTTCGTCCGCGCGTTCGAGCACCTGCACGAGTTCCGTGGTGGATCGCTGTTCTCCACCTGGCTCCATGCAGTCGCCGTGTCGGTCGCGCTCAACGGCTTGCGCAAGGTCAAGCGGCTGCGCCGGCGCGAGACCGGCCTGGAGGACGGTCACGACGTGGCGTGGACGGGCCGCGAAGCCGAGCCCGACCTGAAGCGGCGGCTGGCGGAGGCGATCGATGCGCTGCCAGAGGGATATCGCACCGTGTTCGTGATGCACGACGTGGAAGGCTACACGCACGATGAGATCGGCGCGGCGCTCGGCATCGAGGCCGGCACGTCCAAGGGCCAGCTGTCGCGGGCTCGCGCCAAGCTGCGGGATGCCCTGGCCGACTTCGAGGGAGAGTGGATCCCATGA
- a CDS encoding HD-GYP domain-containing protein translates to MRCVASWNSQLMQGDAWAGAGRRQWFALNDGPIHADAGARRERDAGRLRPSLDARGLAVVRGFRLSIESSDGYTYGHSERVARYASQVAGALGMAEVEIDAVRVGAYLHDVGKIRVPYEILNKAGRLTPAEFDVMKMHAVWGLELLEGVEFPFDVRSIIRWHHEKRDGSGYPDGLKGDEIPLCASIIGIVDVYDALTSARSYRPAMSPADALREMGSRRSWWRPEVYDAFLSAEALPTFRPTVRAMARGGVAGRVRTGSPAAA, encoded by the coding sequence ATGCGCTGCGTGGCAAGCTGGAACTCGCAGCTGATGCAGGGGGACGCCTGGGCGGGCGCGGGACGGAGGCAGTGGTTCGCGCTGAACGACGGCCCGATCCACGCGGACGCCGGCGCGCGCCGTGAGAGGGACGCCGGTCGCCTGCGCCCGTCGCTCGACGCGAGGGGCCTCGCGGTCGTCCGCGGCTTCAGGCTGTCGATCGAATCGTCCGACGGCTACACGTACGGGCACAGCGAGCGGGTGGCGCGCTACGCCTCGCAGGTGGCCGGGGCCTTGGGCATGGCCGAGGTCGAGATCGACGCGGTCCGGGTCGGCGCCTATCTGCACGACGTCGGCAAGATCCGCGTGCCGTACGAGATCCTCAACAAGGCCGGGCGCCTGACCCCGGCCGAGTTCGACGTGATGAAGATGCACGCGGTCTGGGGCCTCGAGCTGCTCGAAGGTGTGGAGTTCCCGTTCGACGTCAGGTCCATCATCCGCTGGCATCACGAGAAGCGCGACGGCTCGGGGTACCCCGACGGCCTGAAGGGGGACGAGATCCCGTTGTGCGCCTCCATCATCGGCATCGTGGACGTGTACGACGCGCTCACCAGCGCCCGCAGCTACCGGCCGGCGATGTCGCCGGCCGACGCCCTGCGCGAGATGGGCTCGCGCCGGAGCTGGTGGAGGCCGGAGGTCTACGACGCGTTCCTGAGCGCCGAAGCCCTGCCCACGTTCAGGCCCACGGTCCGCGCCATGGCCCGCGGCGGTGTCGCGGGGCGGGTGCGCACCGGGAGTCCCGCCGCCGCCTAG
- the efp gene encoding elongation factor P produces the protein MKASDVRKGHVLIVDGQPCRVLDFQHRTPGNLRAFVQVRMRNLVSGNTFDTRYIATEYVDEARLDTKEFQVLYRDDQGVHVMDANSFEQYTLANDVVGEAAPWLEPEIHLQAEMLDGQVVGLQLPAAMEYTIADTAPVMKSATKTASTKPAKLSNGMTIQVPEFLDSGVRVRVDPRTGTYLERAK, from the coding sequence ATGAAGGCTTCAGACGTACGCAAGGGGCACGTCCTGATCGTTGACGGCCAGCCGTGCCGGGTCCTGGATTTCCAGCACCGCACGCCCGGGAACCTGCGCGCGTTCGTGCAGGTCCGGATGCGGAACCTGGTGAGCGGAAACACGTTCGACACCCGATACATCGCGACCGAGTACGTGGACGAGGCGCGGCTCGACACCAAGGAGTTTCAGGTGCTCTACCGCGACGACCAGGGCGTGCACGTGATGGACGCCAACAGCTTCGAGCAATACACGCTCGCCAACGACGTCGTGGGCGAGGCGGCGCCCTGGCTCGAGCCGGAGATCCACCTCCAGGCGGAGATGCTCGACGGGCAGGTGGTCGGACTGCAGCTGCCGGCGGCGATGGAGTACACGATCGCCGATACCGCACCGGTGATGAAGAGCGCGACGAAGACGGCCAGCACGAAGCCGGCCAAGCTCAGCAACGGCATGACCATCCAGGTGCCGGAGTTTCTGGACAGCGGCGTGCGGGTGCGGGTGGATCCGCGAACCGGGACCTACCTGGAGCGGGCGAAGTAG
- a CDS encoding ATP-binding protein encodes MHRILARALMQSPRTTPPGRAGLIGRAANAPPGAPPPDRNAVTRLAVAFKEAVLRLFSPHTTSEQLMEVLHRVEGIRTAAEAAERRWLEAQLRQAQKLETIGQLAGGIAHDFNNILAVILANSELLASAIPPDRTDLLISVRKVQDAARGGASMVKGLLGFSRRADLNFKTLDLREVVADLSQMVRPILPDNVEMRIVPPPEPCPVWADSGALQQVLLNLVTNARDAMAQGGTLTIEVSAAPTRGAYPETASWGEAQSYYCVAVNDTGVGMDPATVERVFEPFFTTKAPGTGTGLGMAMVYGLTKQHGGFVHVYSEPGIGTAVKVYLPVSPEAAAVDAAATAKRDELVGGNETILLVEDKEELRSTTRRVLERLGYTVMEAADGEEALGLHRDHRDHIDLILSDVLMPKVGGPALYQAVRATDPATRFLFTSGYTESDIGQRSLLEPGVLFVAKPWTISDLARQVRRALDRPTTPA; translated from the coding sequence GTGCATCGCATCCTGGCCCGCGCGCTGATGCAGTCTCCCCGGACGACGCCCCCCGGCCGCGCGGGACTGATCGGTCGCGCCGCCAACGCACCCCCGGGCGCCCCGCCGCCGGACCGCAACGCCGTCACCCGCCTCGCCGTGGCCTTCAAGGAAGCGGTCCTGCGGCTGTTCTCGCCCCACACGACGTCCGAGCAGCTGATGGAGGTGTTGCACCGGGTCGAGGGGATTCGCACCGCCGCCGAGGCGGCGGAGCGCCGCTGGCTCGAGGCCCAGCTGCGGCAGGCGCAGAAGCTCGAGACCATCGGCCAGCTGGCCGGCGGCATCGCGCACGACTTCAACAACATCCTCGCGGTGATCCTCGCCAACAGCGAGCTGCTGGCCTCGGCGATCCCGCCCGACCGCACCGACCTCCTGATCAGCGTGCGGAAGGTCCAGGACGCCGCGCGCGGTGGCGCCAGCATGGTCAAGGGGCTGCTTGGCTTCAGCCGGCGCGCCGACCTCAACTTCAAGACGCTCGACCTGCGCGAGGTCGTGGCCGACCTGTCCCAGATGGTGCGGCCCATCCTCCCGGACAACGTCGAGATGCGCATCGTCCCGCCGCCGGAGCCGTGCCCGGTGTGGGCCGACAGCGGCGCGCTGCAGCAGGTGCTGCTCAACCTCGTCACCAACGCGCGGGACGCGATGGCTCAGGGTGGCACGCTCACCATCGAGGTTTCCGCCGCACCGACGCGCGGAGCGTACCCCGAGACCGCGTCGTGGGGGGAGGCGCAGTCCTACTACTGCGTCGCGGTGAACGACACCGGCGTCGGCATGGATCCGGCGACCGTCGAGCGGGTCTTCGAGCCCTTCTTCACGACCAAGGCACCCGGCACGGGGACCGGGCTGGGCATGGCGATGGTCTACGGTCTCACCAAGCAGCACGGCGGTTTTGTGCACGTGTACAGCGAGCCGGGGATCGGGACGGCCGTCAAGGTCTACCTGCCGGTGTCCCCCGAGGCCGCGGCCGTCGATGCCGCGGCGACCGCCAAGCGCGACGAGCTGGTCGGAGGGAACGAGACGATCCTGCTGGTCGAGGACAAGGAGGAGCTGCGCAGCACCACCCGGCGGGTCCTCGAGCGCCTCGGCTACACGGTCATGGAGGCGGCCGACGGCGAGGAGGCCCTCGGGCTGCACCGCGACCACCGCGACCACATCGACTTGATCCTCTCCGACGTGTTGATGCCCAAGGTGGGCGGGCCCGCGCTCTACCAGGCCGTGCGCGCCACCGACCCCGCGACTCGCTTCCTGTTCACCAGCGGCTACACCGAGAGCGACATCGGGCAGCGCTCGCTGCTCGAGCCGGGCGTGCTGTTCGTGGCGAAGCCGTGGACCATCAGCGACCTGGCGCGCCAGGTTCGGAGAGCGCTCGACCGGCCGACGACGCCGGCGTAG
- a CDS encoding LssY C-terminal domain-containing protein — protein sequence MTPALLAAILLLAQGPRQASVLPAGTAIPIRFPESIEGGREKVGTVVLLQTTGPLAALGCAVVPAFARVAATVLVSRPARSFGRRGRLELRFDSLAAGRAWVPLAAVLDSLEWAARGTLTRQGELVERPRSLRGVVGTAGAVGLAGAATGVGVVPVFVLTGVNLALRGGQAHILAGQRGWLRLSAPLEVPAPARCEPAVSPWVSAAVPAVPALPPQATDKRGTTTADPINLLFRGTRAELDTAFERAGWTAAKRSTFGALAVETEAIVLQRSDTAAPMSHEYYLGRVEDLRYERASLSARARHHARLWRADASDTLWAAAATEDIGVLVSARRRTVTHRIAADIDRERDLLVGDLLAGGCVVLEGYATLPGAKHAGTSVAHQPYVTDARAAVLRASRCATSGRKGSGLP from the coding sequence ATGACGCCCGCCCTGCTGGCAGCGATCCTCCTCCTGGCACAGGGGCCCCGACAGGCCTCGGTGCTGCCGGCCGGGACCGCGATCCCCATCCGGTTCCCGGAGTCCATCGAGGGGGGACGCGAGAAAGTGGGCACCGTGGTCCTGCTCCAGACCACGGGACCGCTCGCGGCCCTGGGATGCGCGGTGGTCCCGGCGTTCGCGCGGGTCGCAGCCACCGTGCTCGTCTCGCGCCCGGCGAGATCGTTCGGCCGCAGGGGCCGGCTCGAGCTGCGCTTCGACTCGTTGGCGGCCGGCCGGGCCTGGGTGCCGCTCGCCGCGGTGCTCGATTCACTCGAGTGGGCCGCGCGAGGGACGCTCACCCGCCAGGGGGAGCTGGTGGAGCGGCCGCGCTCGCTCCGCGGCGTGGTGGGGACCGCCGGCGCCGTGGGGCTGGCGGGCGCTGCGACCGGAGTCGGCGTGGTGCCCGTGTTCGTCCTGACGGGAGTCAACCTCGCGCTGCGAGGTGGACAGGCCCACATCCTGGCTGGACAGCGCGGCTGGCTGCGGCTCTCGGCACCGCTGGAGGTGCCGGCACCGGCGCGGTGCGAGCCGGCGGTCAGTCCCTGGGTGAGCGCCGCCGTGCCGGCCGTCCCGGCCCTGCCGCCGCAGGCGACGGACAAGCGCGGCACCACCACCGCGGATCCCATCAATCTGCTGTTTCGCGGCACGCGTGCGGAGCTGGATACGGCGTTCGAGCGGGCGGGCTGGACCGCGGCGAAGCGGTCGACGTTCGGCGCACTGGCCGTCGAGACCGAGGCAATCGTGCTGCAGCGGAGCGACACCGCCGCGCCGATGAGCCACGAGTACTATCTGGGGCGCGTGGAGGATCTGCGGTACGAGCGCGCGAGCCTGTCGGCCCGGGCGCGGCACCACGCGCGTCTGTGGCGGGCGGACGCGTCCGACACCCTGTGGGCGGCCGCGGCCACCGAGGACATCGGCGTGCTGGTGAGCGCGCGACGTCGCACCGTCACCCACCGCATCGCGGCGGACATCGACCGTGAGCGCGACCTGCTGGTCGGGGATCTGCTGGCGGGTGGCTGCGTGGTGCTCGAGGGCTACGCCACGCTCCCGGGCGCGAAGCACGCCGGTACCAGCGTGGCGCACCAGCCGTACGTGACCGACGCGCGGGCGGCCGTCCTCCGCGCCTCGCGCTGCGCGACCTCAGGCCGCAAGGGAAGCGGCCTTCCCTAG
- a CDS encoding proline dehydrogenase family protein produces MSLARSLLLRASRSPFLAGVLRRRRFVGRAVRRFMPGEELSDALDAARTLSLRGIGTVLTKLGENVTTLAEAEDVARDYGDALARIERAELPTQLSIKLTQLGLDADPGACERAVRALAARTPSGSTLWIDMEDGRYTEATLDLYRRIRADRLDVGVCLQAYLRRTPRDLEALLPLEPAIRLVKGAYAEAPSAAFPKKREVDAAYYALAIRLLERAAAGKARPVFGTHDMRLVTRIRARAAEMGVPPRRCEFHMLYGIRERDQLALASAGETVRVLISYGSAWFAWYLRRLAERPANVWFVLKNLV; encoded by the coding sequence GTGTCCCTCGCCCGCAGCCTCCTGCTGCGCGCCTCGCGCAGCCCCTTCCTCGCCGGCGTGCTGCGGCGTCGCCGCTTCGTCGGCCGCGCCGTCCGGAGGTTCATGCCGGGAGAGGAGCTGTCGGATGCCCTCGATGCCGCTCGCACGCTCTCCCTGCGGGGCATCGGCACGGTCCTGACCAAGCTCGGCGAGAACGTCACGACCCTCGCCGAGGCGGAGGACGTGGCGCGTGACTACGGCGACGCGCTCGCACGGATCGAGCGGGCGGAGCTGCCGACGCAGCTCTCGATCAAGCTCACTCAGCTCGGCCTCGACGCCGACCCGGGCGCGTGCGAGCGCGCCGTACGCGCGCTCGCCGCCCGCACTCCGAGCGGCTCGACCCTGTGGATCGACATGGAGGACGGCCGTTACACCGAGGCCACGCTCGACCTGTACCGGCGGATCCGGGCCGACCGGTTGGACGTCGGCGTCTGCCTCCAGGCGTACCTGCGGCGGACACCGCGCGACCTCGAGGCCCTGCTACCGCTGGAGCCTGCCATTCGGCTGGTGAAGGGTGCGTACGCCGAAGCGCCATCCGCGGCCTTCCCGAAGAAGCGCGAGGTCGATGCCGCCTACTATGCCCTGGCCATCCGGCTCCTCGAGCGCGCGGCGGCGGGGAAAGCCCGGCCGGTCTTCGGCACCCACGACATGCGCCTCGTGACCCGGATTCGCGCCCGCGCGGCGGAGATGGGCGTCCCGCCGCGCCGGTGCGAGTTCCACATGCTCTACGGGATCAGGGAGAGGGACCAGCTGGCGCTGGCCTCGGCCGGGGAGACGGTGCGGGTGCTGATCAGTTACGGGAGTGCGTGGTTTGCCTGGTACCTGCGGCGCCTGGCCGAGCGCCCCGCCAACGTCTGGTTCGTGCTGAAGAATCTGGTCTAG
- a CDS encoding glycerol-3-phosphate dehydrogenase/oxidase: MWRTGWRETVWAALGGPWDLLVIGGGITGAGILREAARRGLRALLVEQRDFAWGTSSRSSKLVHGGLRYLKEGKLRLTRASVTERERLVAEAPGLVERLGFLLATYDGVRPGSLTYRAGLSLYDLLAVRWSHQHYDAEDFRMLAPHIAQRGLKGGFRYGDAQTDDARLVVRVLKEAVAAGAVALNYAAAEGLIREDGIVTGVRLRDRERARSAEVRATVVINATGAWADRLRAQLGAPARIRPLRGSHITFPAWRFPLAQALTVSHPHDGRPVFFMPWEGATLIGTTDVDHALPLDAEPAMTTDELRYLFTAIDAEFPSLGVGPADVMASFSGVRPVINTGKADPSRESRDHAVWDEEGLLTVTGGKLTTFRLMALDALRAARRRLPALKGLRARTRVIDPVDARVPPGAEALDEEARRRLLGRYGMEAAGLASAAQPGELAAIPGTRSLWAELRWAARAEGVVHLDDLLLRRVRLGLLLPEGARALLPDAKRICQAELGWDDARWEREVDAYLGLWRTCYHVPAESLAGRQPGGR; the protein is encoded by the coding sequence GATCCTGCGCGAGGCGGCGCGCCGCGGCCTGCGGGCGCTGCTGGTCGAGCAGCGCGACTTCGCGTGGGGCACGTCCAGCCGCTCGTCCAAGCTGGTGCACGGCGGCCTCCGGTACCTGAAGGAGGGCAAACTCCGTCTCACGCGGGCGAGCGTCACGGAGCGCGAGCGGCTCGTAGCCGAGGCGCCCGGCCTGGTGGAGCGTCTGGGTTTCCTGCTCGCCACGTACGACGGCGTGCGACCGGGATCGCTGACCTACCGGGCGGGACTCAGCCTCTACGACCTGCTGGCCGTGCGTTGGAGCCACCAGCACTACGACGCCGAGGACTTCCGGATGCTCGCCCCGCACATCGCCCAGCGGGGCCTCAAGGGTGGATTCCGTTACGGGGACGCGCAGACCGACGACGCGCGCCTGGTGGTGCGCGTGCTCAAGGAGGCCGTCGCGGCGGGCGCGGTGGCGCTGAACTACGCGGCGGCGGAGGGCCTGATCCGGGAGGACGGCATCGTCACCGGAGTGCGGCTCCGGGACCGCGAGCGGGCTCGCTCCGCCGAGGTGCGGGCCACGGTGGTCATCAACGCCACCGGCGCGTGGGCGGACCGGCTTCGCGCTCAATTGGGCGCGCCGGCGCGGATCCGCCCGCTGCGGGGCAGCCACATCACCTTCCCCGCCTGGCGGTTCCCGCTGGCGCAGGCGCTGACGGTCTCGCATCCCCACGACGGCCGCCCGGTGTTCTTCATGCCGTGGGAGGGGGCGACCCTGATCGGAACGACCGACGTCGATCACGCCCTCCCGCTCGACGCCGAGCCCGCGATGACGACGGACGAGCTCCGCTACCTCTTCACCGCCATCGACGCGGAATTCCCGTCGCTGGGCGTCGGACCCGCCGACGTGATGGCCAGCTTCTCCGGCGTGCGGCCGGTGATCAACACGGGCAAGGCCGACCCCTCGCGGGAGTCGCGTGACCACGCGGTCTGGGACGAGGAGGGCCTGCTGACGGTGACCGGAGGGAAGCTCACGACCTTCCGGCTGATGGCGCTCGACGCCCTGAGAGCGGCGCGGCGTCGGCTTCCGGCCCTCAAGGGGCTGCGTGCCCGCACGCGGGTGATCGACCCGGTCGACGCACGCGTCCCCCCCGGCGCGGAAGCGCTCGACGAGGAGGCGCGCCGGCGGCTGCTGGGCCGTTACGGGATGGAGGCCGCGGGCCTGGCCTCCGCCGCGCAGCCGGGCGAGCTCGCGGCCATTCCCGGGACGCGGAGCCTCTGGGCGGAGCTGCGCTGGGCGGCGCGCGCCGAGGGCGTCGTTCACCTCGACGACCTGCTGCTGCGCCGGGTGAGACTCGGCCTGCTGCTGCCCGAGGGTGCGCGCGCCCTGCTGCCCGACGCGAAGCGGATCTGCCAGGCCGAGCTGGGATGGGACGACGCGCGGTGGGAACGGGAGGTCGACGCCTATCTCGGTCTGTGGCGCACCTGCTACCACGTGCCGGCCGAGTCGCTGGCCGGCCGGCAGCCGGGAGGGCGGTGA